The Emys orbicularis isolate rEmyOrb1 chromosome 14, rEmyOrb1.hap1, whole genome shotgun sequence genome includes a region encoding these proteins:
- the LOC135888856 gene encoding C-signal-like isoform X2, producing MAGFNVRSVLVTGANRGIGLELVKQFLEKSNPPEWVFATCRDPEGQRAQQLKNLVSRHPNVVIVALEATDPASIRAAAARVEEHLKGSGLNLLINNAGVIKLNTLESETPENMSLVYATNVTGPLLVSQAFLPLLKKAAQGSNQKGLSCSKAAIVNMSSEAGSIQNVFIWHVGQAISYRCSKAALNMLTKCQSLGYGGDGILSIAVHPGWVQTDMGSSLSPEAPLTVDASVRGILNVLPALSEKDNGAFVSWEGKVLPW from the exons ATGGCTGGCTTTAATGTCCGCAGCGTTCTGGTGACTGGGGCCAATCGGGGAATCGGCCTGGAGCTCGTCAAGCAGTTTCTGGAGAAATCAAACCCACCCGAGTGGGTCTTTGCGACCTGCCGGGACCCGGAGGGACAGCGAGCGCAG CAATTGAAGAACTTGGTGTCCAGGCATCCAAACGTGGTGATCGTTGCGCTAG AAGCTACAGACCCAGCCAGCAtcagggcagcagcagccagagttgAGGAGCATCTGAAAGGCTCGGGGCTGAATCTGTTGATAAACAACGCTGGGGTGATAAAGCTGAACACACTAGAGTCTGAGACACCGGAGAACATGTCCCTGGTGTATGCAACCAACGTGACGGGGCCCCTGCTGGTGAGCCAG GCGTTCCTGCCCTTGCTGAAGAAGGCTGCCCAGGGAAGCAACCAGAAAGGGCTGAGCTGTAGCAAGGCGGCCATTGTCAACATGTCCAGTGAGGCTGGCTCCATCCAGAATGTCTTTATCTGGCATGTGGGTCAAGCTATCTCCTATCGCTGCAGCAAG GCTGCTCTGAACATGCTCACCAAGTGCCAATCCTTGGGGTATGGAGGAGACGGGATCCTGAGCATCGCTGTCCATCCTGGCTGGGTGCAGACTGACATGGGGAGCTCACTCTCCCCCGAG GCCCCGCTGACGGTGGATGCAAGTGTCCGAGGAATCCTGAACGTGCTCCCGGCCCTCTCTGAGAAGGACAATGGGGCCTTTgtgagctgggaagggaaagttCTTCCCTGGTGA
- the LOC135888856 gene encoding C-signal-like isoform X1, with the protein MAGFNVRSVLVTGANRGIGLELVKQFLEKSNPPEWVFATCRDPEGQRAQQLKNLVSRHPNVVIVALEATDPASIRAAAARVEEHLKGSGLNLLINNAGVIKLNTLESETPENMSLVYATNVTGPLLAFLPLLKKAAQGSNQKGLSCSKAAIVNMSSEAGSIQNVFIWHVGQAISYRCSKAALNMLTKCQSLGYGGDGILSIAVHPGWVQTDMGSSLSPEAPLTVDASVRGILNVLPALSEKDNGAFVSWEGKVLPW; encoded by the exons ATGGCTGGCTTTAATGTCCGCAGCGTTCTGGTGACTGGGGCCAATCGGGGAATCGGCCTGGAGCTCGTCAAGCAGTTTCTGGAGAAATCAAACCCACCCGAGTGGGTCTTTGCGACCTGCCGGGACCCGGAGGGACAGCGAGCGCAG CAATTGAAGAACTTGGTGTCCAGGCATCCAAACGTGGTGATCGTTGCGCTAG AAGCTACAGACCCAGCCAGCAtcagggcagcagcagccagagttgAGGAGCATCTGAAAGGCTCGGGGCTGAATCTGTTGATAAACAACGCTGGGGTGATAAAGCTGAACACACTAGAGTCTGAGACACCGGAGAACATGTCCCTGGTGTATGCAACCAACGTGACGGGGCCCCTGCTG GCGTTCCTGCCCTTGCTGAAGAAGGCTGCCCAGGGAAGCAACCAGAAAGGGCTGAGCTGTAGCAAGGCGGCCATTGTCAACATGTCCAGTGAGGCTGGCTCCATCCAGAATGTCTTTATCTGGCATGTGGGTCAAGCTATCTCCTATCGCTGCAGCAAG GCTGCTCTGAACATGCTCACCAAGTGCCAATCCTTGGGGTATGGAGGAGACGGGATCCTGAGCATCGCTGTCCATCCTGGCTGGGTGCAGACTGACATGGGGAGCTCACTCTCCCCCGAG GCCCCGCTGACGGTGGATGCAAGTGTCCGAGGAATCCTGAACGTGCTCCCGGCCCTCTCTGAGAAGGACAATGGGGCCTTTgtgagctgggaagggaaagttCTTCCCTGGTGA